The genome window GATATTCGTTGTTTTTTATAGAGCCATTAATGCAAAGTTTATACATTAAACGAATATGTACGATAACGATAActctatttttatcattaaacaGATCTGTCATATGTATGCGTTACTGCGTGCAGGCGTGCATACGTGCGCGTACGTATGTGATTTGTATTCATTAGATAATTCGATGGttgtttttattcataaataaatgattaaagtATTAAACGTATTCCTTTTGATACTATTCCATTCGATATATGTTTgaatggaaatatatattaattgtgAAGgcagtaaattaaatatacctAAGTACTACAGACGAGTACTATGGAACGATTACTCATTTAAaagtactttttaaaattgttattattggcaataataatattaacatattaataaGAACGTtacttttgtattataatcATTTCTAATGGTTTAACTTTGATTTATTGggcataaaattatttcctgtTTTATCTGTTGTCACCTAATAATTTTCGGCGCATATTATCTAAAAATGCAAGTATTAACTTTAGGAACACGAAAGCTACGTGTATGTAAAACGCAGGATTCTTAGCGTATTTTATAGGTTAGCATGACGCCATATCGGTTTCTACTCATGCTTCATTCAATGAGTGGACAGTACAGATGGCACCTGATTGGTCCACAAAGAAGAGTAATTAGATACTCTCGACTTCCGCTTACCTTATTCAAAAATGTAGTGTCTTTGGACAGAGAGGAAATGAGAGTGCTTACATCTGTAGTTCTAAATGTTTCACAGTACAGGTGCTGCACCATGCGGCCAAGCCCTGAAGTTAACTAAAGTTAGCGTATATAACAACTTATAAAATTAGGGATTTGCCCTGTTTGGTTGCAATTTAGCATATACGAGCACCTATGTATTTAAACTTGAAGTTAGGAATCTGCTCTGTTTGGTTGCACACTAGCACAGACAAGAATCTGTTGAGTTCCACGTTACAACTGTACGGTTCTACGGAAAAGTTCGTATTTACTTTCCTATTCGAGATaaacaaatatgaaaatgacaaataatgcaataatgaaactaattgtaaattgtcaaagaaagagaaattgtttacttcattaattattaataatactatatttttgAACGATGACACATATAAAAGGGTGAGAAATAGTACAAAatgtcaaaatataataatttattaacaaaagacagagaaaatacacaatacatttaaaaatattagatatacctaatatgtatatacatttctaTACCAATAGACTCTCCTACAAAGAAAAACCATTCAAAACGTTTGAGTCagacatttatattattcaagtGTAAATTTGTGCCTTCGAGGAAATCCCAACTGCTCTTTACTCTTCCTCTTAACTCTTGAGACTTACGCTCTCTTTTAATCTTCTCGGGCACGGACCTTCTTCAGTTTTAACGGAAAACTTTCGTTCGGATGCTCCTAGAATCATTGAAGAAATTGATTCTTCAGAAACTGTGGAATTCGGAACACGATTGTTTTGTACGCTGACTTCATAGtgatctttttgttttactttACGAATAAGAGAGTTTCAGCGGTCAGCAGGTAACTGCACCCTCGCCTTCTGCGTCGAAACATCCTGTTCTCGGACGAAGATGTCGGGATTCatcctcttttttttatgtcacaattcgtttaattatccCGCGACTTTGTCATTTTCATACTTGTCTATTTCGGTGAGAAAAGTGGATATGAACTTTTCCGTAGAACCGTATAATTGTAGCGTGGGACTCAACAGGTTCTTGTCTGTGCTAGTGTGCGACCAAACAAGGTAGATCCCGAATTTTATAGGTTGTTATATACGCTAACTTTAGTTAACTTCAAGACTTGGTCGTATGGTACAGCATCTGTACTATGAAACAACTAGAACTACGGTCACGAGCACTCTCATTTCCTctctgataaaaaattttagtttatttgAAGTAAAACCTGTACTGTGAAACAACTAGAACTACGGTCGCGAGCAATCTCATTTCCtctctaataaaaaattttaatttatttaaagtaaaattcttAGACTCAGCGTGGAATTGCTGATATCATATATCAGAAAGGAAATCTTATATATGTCATTGCACATgatttaatgataaatatatgataggtttatttgtttgaaaaaaaaatacatatatacatatcatatCCTGTTCAACATGAAGAGTCAGCAGAGGTAACAGACGTACATGACTGGTCAGGAGCGTATTTACCACTTTCTGACATTGCTTTCCAGACGGAATTCTTAAAATGAGTATACATAATTGACGCAAAAGTTTTGTGTTAATtgcttatatatgtatataaaactaataatgcaacatataatatactactgtacaataaataatatgcacaaataatgcaatataatattacagtaGATAATCGATGCCCCGATGAAATTGTTTCTTATTTGATAAATCAGTAAAAATACCTTGTTCAATCGACAAAtcttttaaatgataaaacaaatataaatttattcctATACTTCGTAACGTGGTTTTGACACTGCTGTCTGTCATAAATGTCCGTGTCATAAATTCCAGAAGTTGAAGATGGCCCTAACAGTATCCCAAAAACTAAATCCGCTCCTGAATTCAATATCCGCCACCCAGTAGCTGATACAGCCCTTACATCTGTCAGTTAATTAGTACATGGCAGTTCTGTTTACTTCTGCTAACTTCTCGTTGAACAGAGTATAGTAAATGACAACTCTTATCATTCGTACACGTCAAAAGTTGTATGTTTATTGAAAGTAGtgtaaaaattatagtataaataatttaatttttaattgtagtaaaaattaattgcatttATCATGGGAAATCTGTGCCTATCTTGTTGCAAAGAATCATCTTCGTGCGAGGATTTAACACCAGATTTggtaagattaaaaaattggagGTTATTTAGTAATATGTACTTAAGTACGTATACAGTGTTTTTATTAAcatcttcttaattaatatatatatactatatatatattaatgtaatataatatatatatacatactctTTTCTAACCAACATTAAGTTTATTAATGTAACTGTTACTTTAAcatctttgtttttataaatatcttttctcttatatattaatattttaaattgtcaTTGCATGTTCAATTTTTGCACaatactatatttttttgtacatacatatatatttgttgcACTTagtatttttccatattaaaaaatatattgtttttatttaggttgtaattctttataataatcaaataaatatttataataatgaaatatcctttaatttcaaacattaaagaattattttatggcattaattttagttacaataagaataataattaacagtAACTAGTAGTAAAGAAATTCAAGACATGAATAATGTTGATCTTTTTAAAGATACTTTTAAAGATTACTTTTAGTGAtgattacaaaaaatttaatacagaaaaagatatatttatgtttaggAAACTAGGAGAAGGAAGCAAATGGAAGCTGCAGAAAGAAGAATTGCTGAACAACAAAATCGAGGTATTAAAAATACTGATGCTGTTAGAAGGCAAGAAAGGCTAGATCAATTACGTGAGAAGCGCCAAGAAGAAGTTGGGAATAGgaatatgcaaaataatttaaaggtaagatgtttaatttttttaagaaaagaatttgaatCTCTAAAGTTTTAACTAAGAGAATTGAGTAAAAATTGCCAAATTGACACAGAATTGAAttgtattaaagaaagaaactttgtTTTAACAGTCTATATattgttacattatatttaaaactaaaATACTAATAGTTACTTTATTTgatgattttgtaattttttaaaattagatttaagtaaaaaaactatattataaaataattattttttttattactctaGTGGCAAATTAGTTAATGGTGATCCTGGATGGAATTTGCtgcaatattcaaattttcaaaaatatacaagttgGAATTATTAAGAATATATGCAATGTACAAAAGGTGTATTTTATATGGTACTGTTTATTgatagaaattaaagaaagtaaTGTTGCAGATCTgcattttgcaaaatataaatatttaaagatatatacaTTTGCATATATAGACGTATATCTGTTTTCATAGGTTATGTTTTTCATAGTgccttaaatatttatattaattataccaatattttctatgatatataattaaaaatttaattgtaatacgTGACTAAGCATGTCACTAAAATATATGCtatattatgaataattattattacatatatttcaatatcacaAACGTCTAATGTTTCAATAAtctaattaatgttttacaaaacaatatatcaactatatgtatataagatTATCATAACcaaattctttatattttgttgttattgttaGATATACTTTTATTAAGATTGTATAATATTCAGCATACActagaatatattatttattcatgtggcatatttaataagaaaattaaaaatgaaagtcactttcttataaaatttcatttaataataataatacatatatgtagttGTGTAAAAAATACAAGGCtaatgatacatataaaactaatttatatttattttctataatgtGATAGATACATTGAAAATGATGTACAGTGTAAGCTGGCTATAGTGTTAGTAATCATGATAATACTTGTcattaaatgtaaatgtacgtttatgtataaataagttTGTTAAcagcaaaagtaaaaaaatacatgtttAAATGAAGAATATTTGTATGGCGTTATTATGggtataattatttgttatgaTTAAAAGCCTAATGAATTGtacaattaatgaaaataaataaatgtttatatatattcaatgaCTTATTTAGAGTACATATTACTATGCACTAACAACAAATACATGTATAGTTTGTAATCTCTTCTAGATCAAATATAggatttatttaagaaatacatATTAGTTTGTGAAATACTATAAGTACTAAGGAGGAATTGTTGTTAGACATTACTTAACTTATAGTTAAAGGAATgatgaaaaagataattatttatcttcatagctttttttataaattgttttataatgaaaaatgaaatatatgtatacacttTATGGTACAAAAGACAAatgttacaattttcattttgagATAATATTAGTAagtttatttatgtacatgtatatgtacacgtaataaaatatgtaaaatgtaaaacgtATTCGTAAATACGCTTACTATCATGTCATACTGTTTCAAGGTGGacttttcaatttacatatgtatgtttggcaaattataattttcacaaatatttataacactgactaaaaatgttttatatttttcctatcCGATGTACTGACCAGGATCGAAAAAGTTTCTTCGTGGATTTACTTTTTAGTTCTCTTCCATGAACCATTTGTACTTCCAATGATGCTCCATTGTTTAATGCTAACCATGTATGAATTTCATCAGTTGCCGCGGAAACGCctacatatgtaaatatataagaaaatttacatattcaaattttatacgtacatacagGGTATCTCAAAGTGGGTAGTAAAATAAGGCAGGAATTGATTCTTTAAgcaaaagtaagaaaaaaaattaaatgttttcgTTTAACAtcttgttttcgagaaaattgagtttgaaaatttgtcgagTACATGTGCATCCATCAAATTGAACGTGTTCAGCATGGACCACAAACAAAGCGTTAGCAGCGTCTGTTTGTGAACGGGTAACaagattatattaatatatttagcatttaatttattttaattttaatttgtgttaaatttatgttaaaataataaaaactctAATATAAccattaagaaatatttaaacaacgaATCGCCGATCATAAAAGAGCGGTTTCGATCGTTGATATAGCTGTACCGAACAGTACAATGCCGACATTGGCCCGTAAACAAACGCTCATACTGAACGTGTTCAGTCTGGCGACTGCACGCACATATATATTCGACGAATTTTTGAactcaattttctcgaaaatgaaatcttaaataaaaagaatgtattctttttttcatttatttttcgtaataGGATCGGCCACTGTCCAATTGTTCTATTCGATCTAAAAGACCCTGTATgtcaattttgtattttcatattaaatacatGAGAGCGAAAAGATTTATGGATTTAAGGTCACTTtcactttaaaatatttactttaatatgGTACAAGATAAAAGTGCTTTTATAGATATTCCGAGTAGAAGATGGATGtgtcaatttatttaaacactATTGAAAAGTATATTCTATCAATGAATGTATTGTACCATATTTGATCTAATtctttgaaacttttaaatatctaAAGACATAGTAAGACAtagcaaataaatttattataatgcacgcgcataataaatttattgttgtGATGATAATTTAGTAGACAGTTAAAATGATAATTACATAAAGTATT of Bombus pascuorum chromosome 6, iyBomPasc1.1, whole genome shotgun sequence contains these proteins:
- the LOC132908226 gene encoding small VCP/p97-interacting protein, which gives rise to MGNLCLSCCKESSSCEDLTPDLETRRRKQMEAAERRIAEQQNRGIKNTDAVRRQERLDQLREKRQEEVGNRNMQNNLKWQIS